In the Streptomyces sp. WMMC940 genome, TGCACATCTCGCTGCTTCCCTACATCGGGCCGTCCGGGGAGCTGAAGACCAAGCCGACCCAGCACTCGGTCGCCGCGCTGCGGAACATCGGTATCCAGCCGGACGCGATCGTGCTGCGCGCCGACCGCGAGGTCCCCACCGCCATCAAGCGCAAGATCTCGCTGATGTGCGACGTCGACGAGGCGGCCGTGGTCGCCGCCATCGACGCCAAGTCGATCTACGACATCCCGAAGGTGCTGCACACCGAGGGCCTGGACGCCTACGTCGTGCGCAAGCTCGACCTTCCGTTCCGCGACGTGGACTGGACGGTCTGGGACGACCTGCTGGACCGAGTGCACAACCCCGACCATGAGGTCAGTGTCGCGCTCGTCGGCAAGTACATCGACCTGCCGGACGCCTATCTGTCGGTGACCGAGGCCATGCGGGCCGGCGGTTTCGCGAACAAGGCCCGGGTCAAGGTGAAGTGGGTCACGTCCGACGACTGCCGTACGCCGGCCGGCGCGCAGAAGCAGCTCGGCGACGTGGACGCGATCCTGATCCCGGGCGGCTTCGGCGAGCGCGGCGTCGACGGCAAGGTCGGCGCGATCCAGTACGCCCGCGAGAACAGGATCCCGCTGCTGGGCCTCTGCCTCGGCCTGCAGTGCATCGTGATCGAGGCCGCCCGCAACCTGGCCGAGATCCCCGACGCGAACTCCACGGAGTTCGACGCGGGCACCGCCCACCCCGTCATCTCCACGATGGAGGAGCAGCTGGCGTACGTGGAGGGCGCGGGCGACCTCGGCGGAACGATGCGCCTCGGTCTCTACCCGGCGAAGCTCGCCGAGGGCTCCATCGTCCGCGAGGTCTACGCGAACGAGCCGTACGTCGAGGAGCGCCACCGGCACCGCTACGAGGTGAACAACGCCTACCGTGCGGAGCTGGAGAAGAAGGCGGGCATCGTCTTCTCCGGAACCTCCCCGGACAACAAGCTGGTGGAGTACGTCGAGTACCCGCGTGAGGTGCACCCGTACCTGGTCGCGACCCAGGCCCACCCGGAGCTCCGCTCCCGCCCGACCCGTCCGCACCCGCTCTTCGCCGGCCTGGTGAAGGCGGCCGTGGAGCGGAGGACCGCGGGTCCGGGCGCAGGGCACAAGACGGGCAAGTAAGGCAAAGGCGTTACGGTGGGCCGGGGCACGGAACGGGACAGGTTCCGCGGCCCCGGTTCCGGCGTTTGGGAGGACGCGCATGACCATCAAGGACACCCCCGCGGAGTGGCGGGTCACCGCGACCGCGACGCCGTTCAGGGGCAACAAGACGAGTGTCCGCACCGACGACGTGGTCATGCCCGACGGCTCGGTCGTGCGCCGTGACTACCAGGTGCACCCGGGATCGGTGGCGGTCCTGGCGCTCGACGAGGACGGCCGGGTCCTGGTGCTGCGCCAGTACCGGCACCCGGTGCGGCAGAAGCTCTGGGAGATCCCGGCCGGGCTGCTCGACGTCCCCGGCGAGAATCCGCTGACCGCGGCCCAGCGCGAACTGTACGAGGAAGCACACGTCAAGGCGGTCGACTGGCGGGTCCTCGCGGACGTCTACACCACGCCGGGCGGCTGCGACGAGGCCGTACGGATCTTCCTGGCCCGTGATCTGTCCGAGGCGGAGGGCGAGCGCTTCCAGGTCTCCGAGGAGGAGGCGGACATGGAGCTGGCGCGCGTTCCGCTCCAGGACCTGGTGCGTGGCGTACTCGCCGGCGATCTGCACAACAACTGCCTGGTGGTGGGGGTCCTCTCGCTCACGGCCGCCCTCGCCGGCGACGGCCTGGACTCCCTCCGCCCCGCCGAGGCCCCCTGGCCCGCCCGCCCGTTCGAGGCGTAGGCACCGCACGGTCGGGGCGGCGCTCCCGGGCAGGGGAGTGCCGCCGTGGCCTCCGGCCCCTCGCGCGACCGCGCACAGGGGTGGTGTGACCATCCGCTCATCCGATCGAGGGATCCTCCCGCCGCGTGCCGCCGCGCTCTCCCCGTTTCGGCGAGATGCCTGAATTACGCTCGGAGCGCCCCGCCCGGGCACCCGGCGCGGGTTCGGCTCGACGGTGGCGGACTGGGAGCGTGGCCCGTGACGGATCAGGCGGTGGACTTCGAGGAACCCTCGTCCGAGAACCGCCCGTCGCAGGCAGGGCCCCTGTCCGGGGAGCGGCACGGTCATGGGACCGTTGGCCCTGTGGGTGGGCAATTCATCGGGCGCCAGCGGGAATTGAAGGCGCTGCGGGCCGACATCGAACGGGCCGGTCTCGACACGATCTCCGGGCGCAAGGCGCCTCGCGCCCGGGTGCTGCTCGTCGCCGGGCGGCCCGGCTCGGGGAGGACCGCGCTCGCCGCGGAACTGACGCGGCGGCTGGCGGACGAGTACCCGGACGGGGTGCTGTGGGCGAGGCTCAGCGAGCCCGGCGGCGAACCGGTCCCCACCGATCGCACCGCCCGCGGACTGCTGGACACGCTCGGCGTCGGAGCACCGGCCGGCGCCGAAGAGGACCTGCTCACCGAGATGGTCCGCGAGGCCCTCGCGGTGCGGCGGTGCGTGCTCGTGCTGGACGACGCCGCCGACGCGGAACAGGTGGACCCGCTGCTGCCCGACAACCCCGAGTGCCTGGTCGTCGCCGTCTCCCAGGGGCCGCTCACCGGGATCCCGGACGTGCGGCCGTGCACCATCGGCGGCATGGACGCCAAGTCGGCGATCGAGTTGCTGAGCCGTTTCACCGGCTCGGTGCGGGTCACCGTCGACCCGCAGGCCGCCGAGTCGCTGGTCGAGCAGTGCGGCGGGCAGCCCGCCGCGATGCTGCTGGTCGGCGGCTGGCTCGCGGCCCGCCCCAAGGCCTCCGTCGCCGACGCGACCAAGCAGCTGAAGGGACTGCCCGACGACCCCGAGGAGCCCGTCGGCGCCCGGCCGCTGGCCCGGGCCTTCCGGCTCGTGCACGACTCGCTCCCGCAGTCCGCGGCGAGGCTGCTGCGGCTGCTCGCCCTCGCCCCCGCCGGGCGGGCGGACGCGCACACCGCCTCCGCGCTGGCCGGCTGCTCGGTCTCGGCGGCCGGATCGACCCTGGAGGACTTCGCCGCGCTCGGGCTGCTGCACGCGCCCGCCGGTGCGGATGAGGCGGTCGAGCCGGAGGGGAGCGAGCAGTACGAGGTGCCGGCCTGCCTCGCCCCGCTGCTGCACGCGCTGGTGACCGAGGAGGAGCGGCCCGCCGAGGTGCAGCTCGCCCGGGCCCGGATGCTGGAGCGGACCGTACGGCTGCTGCAGTCCTGCCACGCCGTCACGGAACCGGAGGGATCCTCGGCCCGCAAGAAGCTCGCCGGACTGCCGCGCGCCCTGCGCTTCTCCGGCCCCGGGGCCGCCGCGGCCTGGCTGGAGGAGCGCCGGCCCGCGCTGCTCGGGGCCGCCCGGATCGCGGTGGCCGACGGAGAGCTGGACACGCTGGCCCGGCGGCTGATCGCCGCGCTGGTCCGGGCGCTGGTCGCGCACCGCGGCACCGAGTCGGCCGCCCCTGAGCTCTACGGGCTCCATCAGCTCGTACTGGACGTGGCCGTACGGCGTGAACTGCACCGGGAGCAGGCCGCCGCGCTGCTGAACCTGGCCGACCTGGATGCCGGGACGGGCCGGACGGAGGAGGCGCTGGTGCGGTACCGGGCGGCTCTGGACGCGGGACGCCGCGGAAACGACCCGTACGCCACCGCCAGGGCGATGGAATCCGTAGGCGGTGCCTACCAGGAGCTCGGGGACTGGGAGCGGGCGGCGGACTGGTACGGGCGAGCCCTCGCCCAGCGCCTCGCCCGGGGCGAGCGCGCCGACGAGGCCCGGCTGTACGGCCGGCTGGGCGGTGTGCACACCTACGCCGGGCGGTACGGGGAGGCGCTGCGCAGCTGGCGCGCGGCGGCGGCCGGATACCGGCGCCTCGGCGATCTGCCCGGCCATGCGCGGGCGTTGAGCGAGGCGGCCCGGGTCCAGGAGTACGCGGGACGCCCGGAGGAGGCGCTGCGCACCTGCGAGGAGGCCGTGGCCTGGGCTCGCAGGGCCGGGGACCTGCGGCTCCAGGCCGCACTCCAGCTGCGGCTGGCCGACACACTGGACCGCCTCGGCGACTCCGCCGCGGCCGGACTGCACCGTTCCGCCGCCGAGCGACTGCTGGGAGGCGATGTTTCCGGCCTACGAAATCCGTAGTGTTGTCCTCGGAGAAATTTGCTTTGCAAGGCTAGACAGCTGGAAGTCCTTCATTAGACTGGCTCTGCCGGGTGTCGCCCCGGTCCATCCGATACGCCCGGCGTATCCGGGTAAGTATGGAACTGCACCAGAATCCCCCTGAGCCAAGGACCGTGATCGACGTGAAGGTCGGCATCCCCCGCGAGGTCAAGAACAACGAGTTCCGGGTGGCGATCACCCCCGCCGGCGTGCACGAGCTCGTGCGCAACGGCCACCAGGTCTTCATCGAGGCGAACGCCGGTGTCGGCTCCTCGATCACGGACGAGGAGTTCGTCGCCGCGGGCGGGCAGATCCTGCCCACCGCCGACGAGGTCTGGGCCACCGCGGACATGGTGCTCAAGGTCAAGGAGCCCATCGCGGAGGAGTACCACCGCATGCGCAAGGACCAGGTCCTCTTCACCTACCTGCACCTTGCCGCCTCCAAGGAGTGCACGGACGCCCTGATCGAGTCCGGCACCACCGCCATCGCCTACGAGACGGTCGAGCTCCCCAACCGCTCCCTGCCGCTCCTCGCCCCGATGTCCGAGGTCGCGGGGCGGCTGGCCCCGCAGGTCGGGGCCTACCACCTGATGCGCCCGGCCGGCGGCCGGGGCGTGCTGCCCGGCGGGGTTCCCGGCGTGACCCCGGCCAAGGCCGTCGTCATCGGCGGCGGTGTCTCCGGCTGGAACGCCACGCAGATCGCCGTCGGCATGGGCTTCGAGGTGACGCTGCTGGACCGCGACATCAACAAGCTGCGCGAGGCCGACAGGATCTTCGGCACGAAGGTCAAGGCCGTCATGTCCAACTCCTTCGAGCTGGAGAAGGCCGTCCTCGACGCCGACCTCGTCATCGGCGCGGTGCTCATCCCCGGCGCCAAGGCGCCGAAGCTGGTCACCAACGAGCTCGTCTCCCGGATGAAGCCGGGAAGTGTCCTTGTCGACATCGCGATCGACCAGGGCGGCTGCTTCGAGGACTCCCGTCCGACCACGCACGCCGAGCCGACCTTCCGGGTCCACAACTCGGTCTTCTACTGCGTCGCCAACATGCCCGGCGCCGTTCCGAACACCTCCACCAACGCGCTCACCAACGCCACGCTCCCCTACGTCGTGTCGCTGGCGAACAACGGCTGGGTCGAGGCGCTCCGCCGCGACCCGGCGCTGGCCAGGGGCCTCAACGTCCATGAGGGCCAGGTCGTTTACAAGGAGGTCGCCGAGGCGCACGGCCTCGAGACCGTCGAGCTGAACACGCTGCTCGGCTGACACGCGTCGACAACCGACCGCCCTGTCAACCGGGGTCGTCAACATCACGTATCCGGCCGGACCTTGAGGAGCAGGGTCCGGCCGGACGCGTGTCCGGCCGGCGCGGGGCACTCGCTCAACTCGCCTTGAACGTAACCCTTCAACCGATTCGCACACCGTCGAAAGGCGCGGAACGGTCGCTGTGCACCCTTGACAGCGGGGTGTTCGGTTGCCGACACATCGGGCCGGGTCCGGCGGATTGTGTTGCTGCGGACCGGGGACACGCCATAGAGTCGCCAACCGTCGGCATGGTGCCACGCTGACCTATCGATAAGTTTCCTGGTCACGTCCAAGGAGGTAAGACGACTTGTGAATGAGTCGACATTTTCTCCCGGGGGCGGCCGCCCAGGAATGCTCCCGGTGCGCCCCATGGGCGTGGAGGTACCCCCGACGCCGGGCCAGGCGCCCGCGTCCGGGCCCGAAGCTGTCGGCTCCGTCGCTGTCCGTACCTTCGCGACTCATCAGCACATGACGACGACAGCCCACACGATGAAGATGATGGACGGCCAACACGTGAACGCCATGGCCGGCAACGAGAGTGGCCGAGAGTCCACCCACTTCGCCGACTACGACGAGGTGCCCGAGGGGCACTTCTACGACCCCGACGCCGAGTACGAGCCCGATCCGGAGTACGCGGCCACGCTCGCGCCCGACGCGGCCCGCCAGCGCCGCGAGCGCATCGGCCCGACCGGGCGCCCGCTGCCGTACTTCCCGATTCCCGGCCCGCTCACCGACCACGGCCCCGCGAAGATCATCGCGATGTGCAACCAGAAGGGCGGCGTCGGCAAGACGACGTCGACCATCAACCTGGGCGCCGCGCTCGCGGAGTACGGACGCCGGGTGCTGCTCGTCGACTTCGACCCGCAGGGAGCCCTGTCGGTCGGTCTCGGCGTGAACCCGATGGAGCTCGACCTCACCGTCTACAACCTGCTCATGGAGCGGGGCATGTCCGCGGACGAGGTCCTGCTGAAGACCGCCGTGCCCAACATGGACCTGCTGCCGAGCAACATCGACCTCTCGGCGGCCGAGGTCCAGCTCGTGAGCGAGGTCGCCCGCGAGTCGACGCTGCAGCGCGCCCTGAAGCCGCTGATGCAGGACTACGACTACATCGTGATCGACTGTCAGCCGTCGCTCGGCCTGCTGACGGTGAACGCCCTGACGGCGGCTCACAAGGTGATCGTGCCACTGGAGTGCGAGTTCTTCGCGCTGCGCGGCGTCGCCCTGCTCACCGAGACGATCGAGAAGGTCCAGGAGCGACTCAACCCGGACCTGGAACTCGACGGCATCCTCGCCACGATGTACGACTCGCGCACGGTGCACAGCCGCGAGGTGCTGGCGCGGGTGGTCGAGGCGTTCGACGACCACGTCTACCACACGGTCATCGGGCGCACGGTGCGCTTCCCGGAGACGACCGTCGCCGGCGAGCCCATCACGACGTACGCGTCCAACTCCGTCGGTGCCGCCGCCTACCGCCAGCTCGCCAGGGAGGTGCTCGCCCGGTGTCACGCCGAGTGAGTCTGCCCGGAGCCGACGAGCTGTTCCGTACGACCGGGGGCATGGGGCTGCAGTCCTCGTCCCCGAGGCGGGGTCAGGCGGGGGCGAACGGCGAGGCTCGGGTTCCGGCGCCCGCCGGTGAGAGCGACCCGGTCGAGTCGCCTCCGGCCGCGTCGCCCCCACCGCCGGCGTCGTCCGGAGCGGGCGCCCCGGCGGCCTCGGAGGAGCACTCCTCGGCCGGTGAGGCGGAAGCCGCGGAGCCGCGGAGCCGCGCGGCGGACGGCGACCAGCCGGCCGCGCCGAAGGGGCGCCGCCCGCAGGAGGCCGCCGCCCCGCGTCGCCGGGGGCGCGCGGCGAGCCGCCGGCCCAGCGGCCGGGAACGGCACGACGAGAAGATCACGGTCTATGTCTCGGCCGAGGAACTCATGGACCTCGAGCACGCGCGGCTGGTGCTGCGCGGTGAGCACGGACTGGCCGTGGACCGCGGGCGCATCGTCCGCGAAGCGGTGGCGGTCGTCCTGGCGGACCTCGAGTCCCGGGGCGACGCGAGCATCCTGGTGCGGCGCCTGCGCGGTCGCTGACCGGGTAGCCTGCGCGCGACGTTCCTTCCGCTCACTGGACCACGATGCCGCCGAACGACCCCGCCGCACCCCGGCCTCCGGCCCGCCCGCCCCGTCGCACCCTGGGCCGCGGCCCGGGGACGGCACCCGCGCCGTCGGCGGACCCCGCACCGGAACCCGGCGTCGCCCACGAGCGGCCCACGGAGGCCGAGCCGGACCCCCGGGCGCCCGGCGCCGGTCCGGGCCGCGCAGACGGCCCTGGAAGGGCGCCTTCCGGCCCGGGACGGGCCCCGGGGGCCCCTCACGGGGGTGCGGTCGGCGACGAGGGACCCGGGGCGGCGTCCTCCGCCCCCGGGCCGGGCCGCGAGCCGGGGCACGGCCCCGTTTCCGGGCGCGACGGCTCCATTACCGCGTCGACCCACGAGCCCGCTGCGGTTCGTGCCTCCGCTCCGCCTCACGCTCCCGTTCCCGATGACGGTGCCGCCGGGCCGGCGGCGTCCGACGAGGACGCCGATGCTGCTGGTACCCCCTCGACCGGCCCCGATGGCGCCGCGGGCCCGCGCGGGGGCGCGCCGAAGGCGCCCGCGCCGGGTGGGCCGGTCTCCGGGAACGATCCCCCTGTCCCGGCCACCGGTCGGGCCGATGGGGGAGAGTCCCCGGGGCCGGGCCGCGACCCCGCTGCACCGGCCCCGGAAGGCGCCGCCCAGGGCTCCGAGTACGGCCCGGGCCGGCTGCGGGAGGGCACTGCCGGGGCGGGCGGCGAGCCGGGAACCCGCATCCCGGTGTCCGCCCCGGCGCGGGCCGAGGCCGACCGCGGCGCCGGCCTTCCGGCAGACCCCGCACGCCCCGCAGGCGCAGACGGCCGGGACGCGGGTCCGCCCCCCGGCGCCCGCGCGTCGGCCGGATCCGGGGCCGGCGCTTCCATGGCCGTCCTCGCCGACCCGGTCCACGACCCCGCCGCCGCGCCGGCCGGGGCCGCCGAGCCCGACGCGCCGACGGCGGAGACCGTCGCGGAGCCCGTCGACGACGGGCGGTTCACGGTGCGGCTCGCGAACTTCGAGGGACCGTTCGACCTGCTGCTGCAGCTGATCTCGAAGCACAAGCTCGATGTCACCGAGGTCGCCCTCTCCAAGGTCACCGACGAGTTCATGGCGCACATCCGCGCCATGGGACCCGACTGGGACCTCGACCAGACCACCGAGTTCCTGGTCGTCGCCGCGACCCTGCTGGACCTGAAGGCCGCCCGGCTGCTGCCGGCCGCCGAGGTGGAGGACGAGGCGGACCTCGCGCTCCTGGAGGCGCGGGACCTGCTCTTCGCCCGGCTGCTCCAGTACCGCGCGTACAAGCAGGTCGCGGAGATCTTCAGCGGCAGGCTCGACGAGGAGTCGCGGCGGTACCCCCGTACCGTCGGCCTGGAGGACCACCACGCCGAGCTGCTTCCCGACGTCGTCATCAGCATCGGCGCGGAGGGCTTCGCCAAGCTCGCGGTCAAGGCGATGCAGCCCAGGCCGAAGCCGCAGGTGTACGTGGACCACATCCACGCACCGCTCGTGAGCGTGCGCGAGCAGGCCGAGGTCGTCGTCGGCCTGCTGCGCGAGCGCGGCAGGGCGAGCTTCCGGGAGTTGACCGACGGGGTGACGGACACCCTCACCGTGGTCGCCCGGTTCCTCGCGCTGCTGGAGCTCTATCGTGAGAGGGCCGTCGTCCTGGACCAGGAGGACGCCCTGGGGGAACTGGTGATCACCTGGGCCGGCGGCGAGGCCGGCGCGCACGTCACGGACGAGTTCGACCGGACCCCCGAGAGCATGGAGGACAAGGCGTGAGCGACGCCCTCGAACAGCCCGCCGCGCCCGGGACCCGTACCCCCGCCGCGCCCGGGGACGGGGACGCGTCGGCGGACCGGCCTGCCGTGAAGCCGGCACTCGAGGCCGTTCTCATGGTCGTCGACGAGCCGGCCACCGAGGAGCACCTCGCCAAGGTCCTCGAGCAGCCGCGCCGTGCCGTCGCGGACGCCCTGCGCGAGCTCGCGGACGAGTACACGATCCAGGGCCGCGGCTTCGAACTGCGACTCGTCGCCGGCGGCTGGCGCTTCTACACCCGTCCCGAGCACTCCGCCGCCGTCGAGCGCTTCGTCCTCGACGGTCAGCAGGCCCGGCTCACGCAGGCCGCCCTGGAGACGCTGGCCGTCGTCGCGTACCGGCAGCCCGTCAGCCGCTCCCGGGTCTCGGCGGTGCGCGGAGTGAACTGCGACGGCGTCATGCGGACCCTCCTCCAGCGCGGTCTGGTCGAGGAGGCGGGCGCGGAACCCGAAACAGGTGCGATCCTGTACAGGACGACGAACTACTTCCTGGAGCGGATGGGCCTGCGCGGTCTGGACGAGCTCCCCGAGCTCGCGCCGTTCCTCCCCGAGGCGGAGGCGATCGAGGCCGAGACCCAGGAGGGTGTCCCGTCGTTCGATCCGGACGCCCCGGACACAGACGCAGACGACACGACGACGACGGAACTTTGATGCGAAGCAGCGGCAGGAACAGCAGCGGACGCGGCGACTACCGGGGTACCGGTGGGGGCGCCGCCCGGTCGAGGAGCGGGGGACAGCGCGACGACAAGCCGAAGCGCGCGGGCAAGCCCCGTCCCGAGGAGCGCCGCTACGACGTCGGGGGCTCGGCGTCCGAGGGCCCGAAGAAGGGCCGCGGCGCGGCCGCCCGGGGCGGCGCCAAGGGAGGTCCGAAGCAGTCCCCGCAGCGCGGTGGCGGGCGTACGGCCCCCGCCCGTTCCCGTGAGTACGAGGCCCGTGCCGAGGAGCGCAACCGCGAGCGCTACGCGAACAAGCCCCGGACCGGCACGCCCAAGACGTTTCCGGGCGCCGAGCAGGAGGGCGAGAGGCTGCAGAAGGTGCTCGCCCGCGCCGGCTACGGTTCGCGGCGCGCCTGCGAGGAACTGATCGACATGGCCCGTGTCGAGGTCAACGGCGAGATCGTGACCGAGCAGGGGCTGCGCGTCGACCCGGCCAAGGACGAGATCAAGGTCGACGGCCTGACGGTCGCCACGCAGTCGTACCAGTTCTTCGCGCTCAACAAGCCGGCCGGAGTCGTCTCCACGATGGAGGACCCGGACGGCCGCCAGTGCCTCGGGGACTACGTCACCAACCGCGAGACCCGTCTGTTCCACGTCGGGCGGCTCGACACCGAGACCGAGGGCATCATCCTGCTCACCAACCACGGCGAGCTGGCGCACCGGCTGACGCACCCCAAGTACGGCGTGCAGAAGACCTACCTCGCCGCGGTCCAGGGCCCCCTCCCGCGCGAGGTCGGCAAGCGCCTCAGGGAAGGCATCCAGCTGGAGGACGGGTACGCCCGCGCGGACCACTTCCGGGTCGTGGAGCAGATCGGCAAGAACTACCTCGTCGAGGTCGTGCTGCACGAGGGCCGCAAGCACATCGTCCGCCGCATGCTGGCCGAGGCGGGTTTCCCGGTCGACAAGCTCGTACGGACCGCTTTCGGCCCGATCGCGCTCGGCGACCAGAAGTCCGGCTGGCTGCGGCGGCTGAGCAACACCGAGGTCGGCATGCTGATGAAGGAAGTCGGGCTCTGACACCTGCCGTTCCCCGGCGGGTGAGTGCCGGGAACGCCTTTCCGCCGTTCTCCGGCAGGCGGTGAGCGGCGGCGGGCGGCCGGCCCGGCGCCCGGATCCCGGGCGTCCGCCCGCCGTCCCGCGCGATGGGCACCGGCTGCCCCGCCCCGCGGATCAGGCGCTGTCCCGGGGGCCGTGGGTCTGGAGGAACAGCACGGGCCCGCCGCCGAACCGGCCGCCTTCGGCCAGGTCCAGCAGGGCGCCCAACGCCTTGGCCGTGTAGACGGGTTCGAGATCCAGCCCCGTTTCCGCGGCCAGGCGCCGGGCCTCCAGTGCCCGCGGGGTCGGATGCCCGTAGCCGGGGCCCAGCCAGTCCCGTACCAGCGTCACGTCGCCGGGTGCGACCATGTCGCGGGGCGGGTCCGCTCCCCGTGCGCGCAGCAGCCTTTCCGTCCGCCCGGCCAGGGCGGCGACGGCGCGGGTGTCGAGCCGGAGGGTGTCGTTGACGACCACGCCGACGACCCGGGTGCGCTCCAGGCCGGCGAGCCGGAGGCCGAGGGCGAGCCCGGCCGCGGTCCCTCCCGAGCCGACGGCGGTCACGAGGTGGGACGGCTCGGGGAGGGCGCCCGCGGCGACCTGCTCCGCGAGTTCGAGGGCCGCCTCCACACAGCCCAGGGTGCCGACCGGGGACGAGCCGCCGGCGGGCAGGAAGTACGGCAGGTGCCCGCGCGTCGAATGGCGCAGGAAGAGCCAGGGTGCGGCGGCGATCGTCCGGGCCTTCGTGCGGGTGAAGTGGAGGGCGGCACCGGAGCGGCGCAGCCGCTCGAGCTGCCGCCGGACATGGTCGTCGGCGGGCTGGTCGATCAGGGCGAGGGCCGTCCGCAGCCCCCGTTCCCTCGCGTAGAGGGCCGTGGCCAGGCCCCAGTTGGTGCCCGTGCCGCCCACCGTGAGGATCGTGCGGGCTCCGCGGCGGCGCACGTCGGGGAGGATCCACTCCAGCTTGCGGACCTTGTTGCCGCCCCAGCCCCCGGAGCCGTACCCGCTCTCGTCCTTGCACCACAGAGGGACCGGGCCGGTGAGACC is a window encoding:
- a CDS encoding 1-aminocyclopropane-1-carboxylate deaminase/D-cysteine desulfhydrase — protein: MNGPLLHRLLPELSGTLRREQLGDGPTPVRELTGLTGPVPLWCKDESGYGSGGWGGNKVRKLEWILPDVRRRGARTILTVGGTGTNWGLATALYARERGLRTALALIDQPADDHVRRQLERLRRSGAALHFTRTKARTIAAAPWLFLRHSTRGHLPYFLPAGGSSPVGTLGCVEAALELAEQVAAGALPEPSHLVTAVGSGGTAAGLALGLRLAGLERTRVVGVVVNDTLRLDTRAVAALAGRTERLLRARGADPPRDMVAPGDVTLVRDWLGPGYGHPTPRALEARRLAAETGLDLEPVYTAKALGALLDLAEGGRFGGGPVLFLQTHGPRDSA